One segment of Paraburkholderia sp. PGU19 DNA contains the following:
- a CDS encoding nitroreductase family protein, whose protein sequence is MSTADEKMKFRDCLPSYIGCEPQFDNLNGYCRRPVVEMESHARAFYESICRRRTVRDFSAEPVPDEVIRLALRAAATAPSGANLQPWHFAVVKDPALKRRIRVAAEEEEKAFYQSRAPQEWLDALKPLGTDESKPFLEIAPVLIAVFSVNHTSLDDGRRVKHYYVPHSTGIATGFLIAALHEAGLATMTHTPSPMGFLNDICRRPASEKPFLLLVTGFPADGCTVPRFGGVKKSEDEFSSWLY, encoded by the coding sequence ATGTCAACAGCAGACGAAAAGATGAAGTTCCGAGATTGTCTCCCATCGTATATAGGATGTGAGCCGCAGTTTGATAATCTGAATGGATATTGCCGCCGGCCGGTGGTTGAGATGGAGTCTCATGCAAGGGCCTTCTACGAGAGCATTTGCCGACGGCGGACTGTACGTGATTTTTCAGCGGAACCGGTCCCTGACGAGGTGATTCGACTAGCGTTGAGGGCAGCCGCGACGGCGCCCTCGGGCGCCAATCTTCAGCCATGGCATTTTGCAGTTGTGAAAGATCCGGCTTTGAAACGACGTATAAGAGTAGCCGCCGAAGAGGAGGAAAAGGCTTTCTATCAAAGTAGAGCGCCGCAGGAATGGCTGGATGCGTTGAAGCCGCTAGGCACGGACGAAAGCAAACCCTTTTTGGAGATTGCGCCCGTTCTGATAGCGGTGTTTTCCGTTAATCATACGAGCTTGGATGATGGCCGCCGTGTCAAACACTACTACGTTCCGCACTCAACTGGCATCGCGACCGGATTTTTGATCGCCGCTCTGCACGAAGCGGGTTTGGCGACCATGACCCATACACCAAGTCCAATGGGGTTCCTCAACGATATCTGCCGAAGACCGGCGTCAGAAAAGCCCTTTTTGCTTTTGGTTACGGGATTTCCCGCCGACGGTTGCACCGTGCCCCGCTTCGGTGGTGTGAAAAAGTCAGAGGATGAGTTTTCAAGCTGGCTATACTGA